In Toxoplasma gondii ME49 chromosome VIII, whole genome shotgun sequence, a single genomic region encodes these proteins:
- a CDS encoding adaptor complexes medium subunit family protein (encoded by transcript TGME49_230920) yields MISAIYIFTLKGELLLQRTYASPAPPPQHVRAFSRTVLAGRAFSELAPVVCVGPHSAQASTAVSSFSCFVPPCVGAGSQALATSAAPPTSGVVPTAAVVRGRREGCWGTGGSDEDGVVYVAALRRNANVACVLEVLRRLAALVQAFCAAALHSAGSGPILPADFQASETRAPGSVIASAGAGAEKKGSALMGAVRRGLAGPGGGGNAVYVDASFVRRHFVLLYEILDEAIDGGFPQLLDLTTLRKFTSFGNGPGFHWPPEHSAPVGGLSSAASLRRAGDTGAGLARAFGRGGARAGGGEGDIAASKQITSQVTGACSWRAPGIRYRRNEVFIDVIESVDVLLSQNGVVLRSDVNGEVVVNSQLSGMPECKFGLNDRLPIDQTEPHGAAGRRQRELEKKDPATPGVTLDDCRFHQCVRLTKFDVERTISFIPPDGTFRLMTYRISEGISLPFKIFPLLQERSDSRMECLILLKALFDRNVSASNVEVVIPCPPNFCDLQLLHVGIGKASVDNAQQAVIWKIKRYPGAMEYLLRYELSLSSQRAGLLSREAMALRRGCSTPTGGEELSLWKRPPLTLRFTLHMFTASGLCIRYLKITEKSNYRTVKWIRYLTKAGTYQHRL; encoded by the exons ATGATTTCTGCGATTTACATTTTTACGTTGAAGGGCGAGTTGCTGCTGCAACGCACGTACGCGTCTCCGGCGCCGCCTCCGCAGCATGTGAGGGCCTTCAGCCGAACGGTGTTGGCGGGTCGGGCCTTCTCAGAGCTCGCAcccgtcgtctgcgtcggTCCCCACTCGGCGCAGGCCTCgactgctgtctcctctttctcctgctttGTGCCGCCCTGCGTCGGCGCTGGCTCTCAGGCTCTCGCCACCTCTGCGGCGCCCCCGACCTCCGGCGTCGTCCCGACTGCGGCTGTGGTTCGCGGACGCCGAGAGGGCTGTTGGGGGACTGGGGGCtccgacgaagacggagtCGTGTACGTAGCTGCTCTTCGGCGCAACGCGAACGTCGCCTGCGTTCTGGAAGTCTTGCGGCGCCTTGCGGCTCTCGTTCAGGCCTTCTGCGCGGCCGCTCTCCATTCCGCAGGCTCGGGACCTATCCTGCCCGCGGACTTCCAGGCTTCGGAGACTCGCGCGCCCGGCTCCGTCATCGCCTCGGCCGGCGCCggcgccgagaagaaggggagcgCGCTGATGGGAGCGGTCCGGCGAGGCCTTGCGGGGCCTGGCGGTGGGGGGAACGCGGTGTACGTGGATGCCAGCTTCGTCCGGAGACACTTTGTACTGCTGTACGAGATTCTCGACGAAGCAATCGACGGTGGGTTCCCCCAGCTCCTCGACCTGACGACTCTGCGGAAGTTTACGTCCTTCGGCAACGGCCCAGGCTTCCACTGGCCGCCGGAACACAGCGCGCCAGTCGGCGGCTTGAGCTCCGCGGCGAGTCTCCGCCGGGCCGGCGACACGGGCGCGGGCCTCGCGCGGGCCTTCGGGCGCGGTGGAGCCCGAGCCGGAGGCGGCGAGGGCGACATCGCCGCCTCGAAGCAGATTACCTCCCAGGTCACGGGGGCTTGTTCGTGGCGCGCGCCGGGCATCAGGTACCGACGCAACGAAGTTTTCATCGACGTCATCGAAAGCGTAgacgttctcctctcccagAACGGAGTGGTGCTCCGGTCAGATGTGAATGGCGAGGTCGTCGTCAACAGCCAACTGTCAGGAATGCCGGAGTGCAAGTTCGGCCTCAACGACCGACTGCCGATCGACCAGACAGAACCTCACGGCGCCGCGGGCAGACGACAAAGGGAgctcgagaaaaaggacCCAGCGACGCCAGGCGTCACGCTCGACGATTGCAGGTTCCACCAGTGCGTCCGCCTCACCAAGTTCGACGTCGAGAGAACCATTTCCTTCATCCCGCCCGACGGCACATTCCGGCTAATGACCTACCG GATATCCGAGGGCATCTCACTCCCTTTCAAgatttttcctctccttcaaGAGCGCTCCGACAGTCGCATGGAGTGCCTCATTCTCCTCAAGGCTCTGTTCGACCGAAATGTCTCCGCCAGCAATGTTGAG GTTGTCATTCCATGTCCACCGAACTTCTGCGACCTTCAACTTCTTCACGTTGGGATCGGCAAGGCATCCGTCGACAACGCCCAGCAGGCAGTCATCTGGAAAATCAAAAG ATACCCAGGGGCGATGGAGTATCTGCTGCGTTACGAACTGAGTCTTTCATCTCAGCGCGCAGGTCTCCTGTCGAGGGAAGCGATGGCGTTACGGCGCGGCTGTAGCACACCAACGGGGGGGGAAgaactctctctctggaagcGTCCGCCTCTCACTCTTCGTTTTACCCTGCACATGTTTACCGCTAGCGGGTTGTGCATTCGGTATCTGAAAATCACCGAAAAAAGCAATTATCGAACAGTGAAGTGGATTCGATACCTCACCAAGGCTGGCACATATCAACACAGGCTTTAG